Proteins found in one Leishmania major strain Friedlin complete genome, chromosome 35 genomic segment:
- a CDS encoding conserved hypothetical protein (previous protein_id=AAZ14250.1) translates to MSALFDFETVLYVLLLIVCTATYLRQFRPTLYHRDSFELYKKFLYKCSVVGDRLSPWVSVCCLVLAFRIIFVY, encoded by the coding sequence ATGAGCGCCCTATTCGACTTCGAGACGGTCCTGTATGTGCTGCTCTTGATTGTCTGCACGGCAACGTACCTTAGGCAATTCAGACCCACACTGTACCACCGTGACAGCTTTGAGCTCTACAAGAAGTTCCTCTACAAGTGTAGCGTGGTGGGCGATCGCCTCTCTCCGTGGGTTTCCGTTTGCTGTCTCGTCTTGGCGTTTCGCATAATTTTTGTGTATTGA
- a CDS encoding conserved hypothetical protein (previous protein_id=AAZ14251.1), producing MFCARSLLGAFCSTTRLFTISDEYIPRAFPVKSTTGLAGVAVEPLWKPKLLAAASELQAFLHTSDIPPESTYYNVTMTLVKRINYGIKECQDDWCTLEKKFFWGWPVEYILQVTWRELETAQKWNEWRFWELDPEQVKRVAREDQAIGKEGLGYNTPWEQVVREDFDKRKKALTQEEMAELKRMDTERMARETAAYKERKERIRDDLEKARGEMLKKFLNKRYAVDKDLMRMQPGKSYSGKSAEDLIHELRASVKQTPPPTNK from the coding sequence ATGTTCTGCGCACGATCTCTGCTAGGTGCGTTCTGTAGCACCACGCGCCTTTTCACCATTAGCGATGAGTACATTCCCCGCGCCTTCCCGGTGAAGTCGACGACCGGCCTCGCCGGTGTGGCTGTGGAGCCTCTGTGGAAGCCGAAACTgctggccgccgcctcggagctgcaggcgttCCTCCACACATCCGACATTCCGCCAGAGTCGACCTATTACAACGTAACCATGACCTTAGTAAAGCGCATCAACTACGGCATCAAGGAGTGCCAGGATGACTGGTGCACGTTAGAGAAGAAGTTCTTCTGGGGCTGGCCAGTGGAGTATATCCTGCAAGTGACCTGGCGCGAGCTTGAGACGGCGCAGAAGTGGAATGAGTGGCGCTTTTGGGAGCTGGACCCGGAGCAGGTGAAGCGCGTAGCCCGCGAGGATCAGGCCATAGGGAAGGAGGGCTTAGGCTACAACACTCCTTGGGAGCAAGTTGTGCGCGAGGACTTCGACAAGCGCAAGAAGGCCCTCACAcaggaggagatggcggagcTCAAGCGCATGGACACGGAGCGGATGGCGCGCGAGACGGCGGCGTACAAGGAGCGCAAGGAACGCATCCGTGACGACTTAGAGAAGGCGCGTGGCGAGATGCTCAAAAAGTTCCTGAACAAGCGGTACGCCGTAGACAAGGATCTGATGCGGATGCAGCCGGGTAAGAGCTACTCTGGCAAGAGCGCCGAAGACCTTATTCACGAACTGCGCGCCTCCGTGAAGCAGACTCCTCCCCCTACCAACAAGTAA
- a CDS encoding conserved hypothetical protein (previous protein_id=AAZ14252.1), whose translation MMPLSIYARTFVPSSTTYSPSGAKEQTAGPAESKDCVCIAFYENGKCPYGSHCEHAHRFSELNTETQMKLLRSVPVESIPAHFFGASQSRDEMLAALDAALPRTLPAEYGCFSPIQSGEAERTVSTRRRPPGKDRQLVVSHSGPQPPIRNAASLSSSTSSSAESLHVGGTHLSKRSSSPTAAAFAAVAAPTAADAAAFKMHLPLRCRYPHRSIPGTYYDVLALPREASQDDIIAKYRSWQKDGFKRMRQVDPVGAEAVDRMIVEARNVLGNPILRSVYDQQLPSVPMKQQPWTAASCGAGLTSTSTTPSKHHTQGQSSTTSSASDVHHRLGESHKRLGHSRSNSSVYYADHAAPVVTISSLHNGDSIW comes from the coding sequence ATGATGCCCTTGTCGATATACGCGAGGACGTTTGTTCCGTCGTCGACGACCTACTCGCCGTCTGGAGCTAAGGAGCAGACTGCTGGGCCTGCTGAATCGAAGGACTGCGTGTGTATCGCCTTCTACGAGAACGGCAAGTGCCCGTATGGTTCTCACTGCGAGCACGCCCACCGTTTTTCGGAACTGAATACAGAGACCCAAATGAAATTACTCCGGAGCGTGCCAGTAGAGTCCATCCCGGCGCACTTCTTCGGCGCGTCTCAGTCACGGGACGAGATGCTAGCTGCCCTGGATGCCGCGCTACCGAGGACATTGCCGGCAGAGTACGGCTGTTTTAGCCCCATCcagagcggcgaggcggagcgtACGGTCTCCACGCGTCGACGCCCCCCGGGAAAGGATCGCCAGCTGGTGGTGTCGCACAGTGGACCACAGCCACCGATTCGTAATGCCGCCTCCCTTTCCAGTAGCACTTCTAGCAGCGCCGAGAGTCTTCACGTAGGTGGAACACACCTGTCCAAGCGTTCGTCATCTCCCACGGCTGCCGCTttcgccgctgttgctgctcccACCGCCGCGGACGCTGCGGCCTTTAAGATGCATCTGCCGCTCCGGTGCCGCTACCCGCATCGCTCGATTCCAGGCACCTACTACGATGTGTTGGCGCTTCCTCGTGAGGCCTCGCAGGACGACATCATCGCCAAGTATCGCTCTTGGCAAAAGGACGGCTTCAAGCGCATGCGTCAGGTGGATCCTGTtggggcggaggcggtggatcGCATGATCGTGGAGGCTCGCAATGTGCTGGGAAACCCCATATTGCGCTCCGTCTACGATCAGCAGCTGCCTTCTGTGCCAatgaagcagcagccatgGACAGCCGCCTCGTGCGGCGCCGGCTTGACGAGTACGAGCACGACTCCAAGCAAGCACCACACTCAAGGACAGTCCTCCACGACGTCTTCTGCATCCGATGTGCACCACAGGCTGGGGGAATCACACAAACGCCTCGGGCACAGCAGGAGCAACTCCAGCGTATATTACGCTGACCATGCGGCGCCTGTGGTGACTATCTCAAGCCTTCATAATGGAGACAGCATTTGGTAG
- a CDS encoding 60S ribosomal protein L30 (previous protein_id=AAZ14253.1), with amino-acid sequence MAKKTKSKVDTINAKLQLVMKSGKYVLGTQQALTTLRQGRSKLVVIANNCPPIRRAEVEYYCTLSKTPIHHYSGNNLDLGTACGKHFRTCVLSVTNVGDSDIAA; translated from the coding sequence ATGGCCAAGAAGACGAAGTCTAAGGTGGACACGATCAACGCCAAGCTCCAGCTGGTGATGAAGTCCGGTAAGTACGTGCTCGGaacgcagcaggcgctgacgACCCTCCGTCAGGGCCGCAGCAAGCTGGTTGTGATCGCCAACAACTGCCCGCCGATCCGCCGCGCCGAGGTGGAGTACTACTGCACCCTCAGCAAGACCCCCATCCACCACTACTCTGGCAACAACCTGGACCTCGGTACGGCGTGCGGCAAGCACTTCCGCACATGCGTCCTGTCCGTGACAAATGTTGGGGACTCCGACATCGCTGCCTAA
- a CDS encoding conserved hypothetical protein (previous protein_id=AAZ14254.1), which translates to MSTSTRRISVTSEQLQSDALRAQLFSACCAYGVVEWAQYQEDPNYNTTTVHIQFQKLSSADRLRSDVQQRGRLWQIESEPAALCVGTDVLLSAAEVLRLGRLTAALPGFACTALAGVPVRNTSTAATVTQTPSLPTFEEKSFLLHGRSSASRTTPASSKVTAEQEAALWSGFEQESSAVRHSCLGPYCAVLHFGSPHDANEFLCQHQLTLAEQHSVYAIHVGTAPGCALAVALPKMLARHALADCAVDGRVVRGYVVAMHSSTYCVVDAGLYQSADQASITTLVHTHTNFLSVSLGDEVQVQLSASGGLTMAEKGMVGGKLLRVTSTSAFSTRRSVTKAQLPDTAARTLRTSNLAHGLIGATSSPHQPQARPASGGRATDVAGTVRRGTLNNKLNATVTGGGNGGAVTSKSAGGAAAKVLASKLFRSIQQRKSSGGESEGSSAERICAYPAGLGAYARLLVRVERIEQDGLHARCVDDAENCGYAGPVFIPAAFVPADTSSTGQGWRTFAVVGERMHVALLYMVAVGGSAATMRGVASKKEADLRHTAATAVAAAVRVTPGDVEGASVTAGTTVKATAMLKLYAGDLGVPAADHTSPYFPAFLLYPGLHVPASLRQTVLLLPLSDLGSLDPTSLSTTPGFLIVSEVVNDVMRGQYAVVVPCAVYAARQAQRAVAQEQRKTAEVDEVKRRLAAVMGQDILKVLNAEDGAAAKRPRAED; encoded by the coding sequence ATGAGCACCTCGACTCGTCGCATCAGCGTCACctcggagcagctgcagagcgACGCTCTTCGCGCCCAGCTCTtcagcgcgtgctgcgcgtaCGGCGTTGTGGAGTGGGCGCAGTACCAGGAGGACCCGAACTACAACACCACCACAGTGCACATTCAGTTCCAGAAGCTGTCCAGCGCCGACCGTCTCCGCAGcgacgtgcagcagcgagggcgcCTTTGGCAAATCGAGAGCGAGCCGGCGGCGCTATGCGTGGGTACGGATGTTCTACTGAGCgctgcggaggtgctgcgccttgGCCGTCtcaccgctgcgctgcccggCTTTGCATGCACGGCGCTTGCAGGCGTCCCTGTACGCAACACAAGCACCGCGGCAACGGTGACGCAGACGCCGTCGTTGCCTACATTTGAGGAGAAGAGCTTTCTGCTGcacggccgcagcagcgcatcgcgcACCACCCCCGCTTCTTCAAAGGTCACAGCCGAGCAGGAGGCTGCCCTATGGTCTGGGTTCGAACAAGAATCCTCTGCGGTGCGCCACAGCTGCCTCGGTCCGTACTGCGCAGTGCTTCATTTTGGCTCCCCGCACGATGCTAATGAGTTTCTTTGCCAGCACCAGCTCACTTTGGCGGAGCAGCACAGCGTGTATGCCATTCACGTTGGCACCGCACCCGGTTGCGCCTTGGCGGTTGCGCTGCCCAAAATGTTGGCACGTCACGCGCTTGCCGACTGTGCCGTTGATGGGCGCGTGGTGCGCGGCTACGTGGTGGCCATGCACTCTAGCACGTACTGCGTGGTGGATGCTGGCCTCTATCAATCCGCCGATCAGGCAAGCATCACCACGCTAgttcacacgcacacgaactTCTTAAGCGTATCACTAGGGGACGAGGTGCAGGTACAGCTGTCCGCCAGTGGGGGGCTGACAATGGCTGAGAAAGGGATGGTCGGGGGCAAACTGCTGCGCGTCACCAGCACCTCTGCTTTTTCAACTCGCCGCTCCGTTACCAAGGCGCAGCTACCCGATACCGCTGCTCGCACCCTTCGTACCTCCAACCTAGCGCATGGCCTAATTGGCGCTACTTCATcgccgcaccagccgcaGGCGAGGCCTGCCAGTGGAGGCAGGGCAACGGATGTGGCGGGGACGGTAAGGCGCGGCACGCTCAACAACAAGCTGAACGCGACCGTCACCGGTGGTGGTAATGGTGGTGCAGTTACATCCAAGTCtgcaggcggagctgctgccaaGGTGCTTGCCAGCAAGCTTTTCAGGAGTATTCAGCAGAGGAAAAGTAGCGGCGGAGAGAGTGAGGGCAGCTCCGCGGAACGCATCTGCGCCTACCCAGCCGGCCTAGGCGCGTACGCGCGGTTGCTGGTGCGCGTAGAGCGGATCGAACAGGATGGCCTGCACGCCCGCtgcgtcgacgacgccgaaAACTGCGGCTACGCCGGGCCCGTTTTCATCCCTGCCGCGTTTGTGCCGGCtgacaccagcagcaccggtcAGGGATGGCGGACGTTTGCGGTTGTAGGGGAGCGCATGCATGTGGCGCTGCTTTACATGGTGGCCGtgggtggcagcgccgcaaccATGCGTGGCGTTGCCTCCAAAAAGGAGGCTGATCTTCgccacacagcagcaaccgcagtggcggctgcggtgagGGTCACGCCAGGAGACGTGGAGGGCGCCTCGGTTACGGCGGGGACGACAGTAAAGGCCACGGCCATGCTGAAGCTTTATGCCGGCGATCTCGGTGTCCCGGCGGCTGACCACACATCCCCATACTTCCCCGCCTTTCTTCTCTACCCAGGGCTGCACGTGccagcgtcgctgcgccaAACGGTGCTTCTGCTGCCCTTGTCAGACCTGGGCTCGCTGGACCCCACATCCCTCTCCACCACGCCGGGGTTTCTCATTGTATCAGAGGTGGTGAACGATGTGATGCGTGGGCAGTACGCTGTGGTCGTACCATGCGCAGTCTACGCCGCTCGCCAGGCTCAGCGCGCGGTCGCACAAGAGCAGCGCAAGACAGCTGAAGTGGACGAGGTGAAGCGCCGGTTGGCGGCGGTCATGGGGCAAGACATCCTGAAGGTGCTGAACGCCGAGGACGGGGCAGCTGCCAAGCGTCCCCGCGCCGAGGACTGA